A region of uncultured Carboxylicivirga sp. DNA encodes the following proteins:
- a CDS encoding MotA/TolQ/ExbB proton channel family protein: MADIIGKLNDGGPVFTYPLLLLMIVIIVMIIMAGMNKSNNGKSIALIKSLGWFVLAWGFLGRTFGLIMAFDNVSAHGELTPSLLAGGLKMALINPLFALFIFLIARGGVLYLLWMKKKEDFDDKGQLKTE, encoded by the coding sequence ATGGCAGATATTATTGGCAAATTAAACGATGGCGGTCCTGTTTTTACTTATCCGCTTTTATTATTAATGATTGTTATTATTGTGATGATCATTATGGCTGGTATGAATAAATCAAATAACGGAAAATCAATAGCGTTGATAAAATCATTGGGTTGGTTTGTGTTGGCATGGGGATTTCTTGGAAGAACGTTTGGCCTGATCATGGCTTTTGATAACGTTTCAGCGCATGGCGAATTAACACCCAGTCTGTTAGCTGGTGGTTTAAAGATGGCATTGATTAATCCTTTATTCGCACTCTTTATTTTCTTGATTGCCAGAGGTGGTGTTCTTTATTTATTATGGATGAAGAAAAAAGAAGATTTTGACGATAAGGGTCAGTTGAAAACAGAATGA
- a CDS encoding sensor histidine kinase, translating into MWKPIKISIKTVGIHFLFWIGVWFFFYYFFSYNSDDKVYITWFSSCLLPLTMGVTYFMERYLIPRFLLTKKYKLFALYSFYTLVVSSYLIVLALYACLIFLLKFNTSVMPPMSKNFLFILMLVYLIVGIISFIRILNNNFKTDARNKELENKILTTQLQLKEQELQYLKQQIHPHFLFNTLNTIYGLAIKQSEHTPEVILRLSNLLDYILYQIHQPEVPIKEEIAHIEEYIELERIRFKDHLKVNFNKAINGDSIKTAPMLLIPFIENAFKHGEIVNGFLTINIHIEIKLSQLVFKVANSIREYDEMNHEGIGLINICKRLDLHYSNNYQLLIQPENQWFITELTINDLKQFTP; encoded by the coding sequence ATGTGGAAACCAATTAAAATATCAATCAAAACCGTAGGAATCCATTTCCTGTTTTGGATTGGTGTTTGGTTTTTCTTCTATTATTTCTTCAGTTATAACTCAGATGATAAAGTATACATCACATGGTTTTCGAGTTGCTTACTGCCACTCACCATGGGAGTCACCTATTTTATGGAGCGATATCTTATTCCTCGTTTTTTGCTAACAAAGAAATACAAACTATTTGCTTTGTATTCATTTTATACCCTGGTGGTTTCTTCTTACCTGATTGTACTGGCACTTTATGCATGTCTCATTTTCCTTTTAAAATTCAACACCTCAGTGATGCCACCGATGAGTAAAAATTTCTTGTTTATTCTGATGTTGGTTTATTTGATTGTGGGTATTATTAGTTTCATACGCATTTTGAATAATAACTTTAAAACCGATGCCCGTAACAAAGAACTGGAAAACAAAATTCTAACGACTCAGCTTCAACTAAAAGAACAGGAACTGCAATATCTGAAGCAACAGATTCATCCTCATTTTCTTTTCAACACCTTAAATACCATTTATGGGTTGGCCATTAAACAGTCGGAACATACCCCGGAAGTGATACTTCGCTTATCAAACCTGCTGGATTATATTCTTTACCAGATTCATCAACCTGAAGTTCCAATAAAAGAAGAAATTGCCCATATTGAAGAGTACATCGAACTGGAGCGCATACGATTTAAAGATCATCTGAAGGTGAACTTTAATAAGGCAATCAATGGCGATTCCATTAAAACGGCCCCAATGCTGTTAATCCCTTTTATTGAAAATGCTTTTAAGCATGGAGAAATTGTAAATGGCTTTCTGACCATCAATATTCATATCGAAATAAAACTATCTCAATTGGTGTTTAAAGTAGCTAACAGTATTCGTGAGTATGATGAAATGAACCATGAAGGCATCGGATTAATTAACATTTGTAAGCGTCTTGACTTACACTACAGCAATAATTACCAACTATTGATTCAACCAGAAAACCAATGGTTTATTACGGAATTAACCATCAATGATTTAAAACAATTTACTCCA
- a CDS encoding P-II family nitrogen regulator translates to MKKIEAVIRLSRFEAVKAALEEQDITFFSYWDVRGTGVAREGHLYRGTLYDTSIIERRLLSIIVRDENADKTVQAIISAAKTGEIGDGRVFVFDVEDTFRIRTGESGPETLYEK, encoded by the coding sequence ATGAAAAAAATTGAAGCAGTTATCCGTTTGTCACGTTTTGAAGCAGTTAAAGCTGCTCTTGAGGAACAGGATATTACTTTTTTCTCATACTGGGATGTGAGAGGTACCGGAGTGGCTCGCGAAGGTCATTTATACAGAGGTACACTATATGACACAAGTATTATTGAGCGTCGTCTTTTATCTATCATAGTTAGAGACGAGAATGCAGATAAGACTGTACAGGCAATTATTTCAGCTGCGAAAACAGGTGAAATAGGTGATGGTAGAGTATTCGTTTTCGATGTTGAAGATACATTCCGCATCAGAACTGGAGAGTCGGGACCTGAAACCCTTTATGAAAAGTAA
- the gltB gene encoding glutamate synthase large subunit — MMQKRFPKPQGLYDPANERDNCGIGFVANIKGQQTNDIVKRGLEVLTNMTHRGAESSDNKSGDGAGILMQVPHDFCKSCGFNLPEKGKYGTGLVFLPTDEKEAHNCLEILDRFILTEGLELIGYRDVPVDSNVIGEIAQSTEPVIRQIFVKGNYEQDLLERKLYLARKQAENTIRQSDLSEKEAFYIPSLSSKIFIYKGMLTPEQLGQYYLDLKNPNVKSAISLVHSRFSTNTFPTWDLAQPFRIMAHNGEINTIKGNRLWMQARESLLESDLFGDDLKKLFPVIEPNKSDSASLDNVLEFLFLTGRTLPHALSMLIPESWNSKNPIPKSLKAYYEYHSTIMEPWDGPASIVFSDGRYIGGTLDRNGLRPSRYVITKDDMIVMGSEVGVQTFPAEAIKVKGRLRPGKLLLVDTQLGIIIPDQEIKSQLSKRHPYENWLKENRIRLHEITSNNPVKSQLGDKFDTYLKVFGYNKEDFDQIIKPMATTAGEPIGSMGNDTPIAALSDKPQRLFSYFRQLFAQVTNPPIDPIREGLVMALTNYIGSVSKNLLSEEPSQCRSIKFESPIMTNNDLAKIKDFRREEFTHVTIPMVYKVKDGSKGLEEAIDAICAAAEKAVDEGKNYIILSDKDIDAEHAPIPSLLAVATTHHHLIKAQKRMQVGLVVETGEAREVMHFALLLGYGASVINPYVSFAILDDLTSKGNIDVDFSTARKNYIKSIDKGLLKIFSKMGISTLRSYHGAQIFEALGISEQVINKCFVGTPSKIGGIGFEEIAKESAIDHAKAFAPTFNKNPFDSKGSYAYRKYGEKHGWNPETIGLLQWATSQNDYSKYKEYSQQVDQDNQTPLFLRGLMKLRKGKSIDISEVEPAEAIMKRFVTGAMSYGSISREAHEAMARAMNTIGGRSNTGEGGEDAQRFKSDARSSIKQIASGRFGVTNNYLVNADELQIKIAQGAKPGEGGQLPGFKVDKIIARLRNSTPGITLISPPPHHDIYSIEDLAQLIYDLKNTNPAARISVKLVSENGVGTVAAGVAKAHADLIVISGTEGGTGASPTSSIKHAGLPVEIGLAETQQTLVMNNLRGRVKIQTDGQLKTGLDVVKMAMLGAEEYGFATSALVTLGCIMMRKCHLNTCPAGIATQDEELRKRFIGKYKYVVNFFNFIAQEVREILAELGYKSMDEIIGRSDLLEQNREVSNWKSKGIDLSKLLFFPEEGKKYPIKNTTVQDHKIDEVLDRSLIKMAQPALLNQQKVWIAKDINNVDRTVGAMLSGEVSKKYGEEGLPKNTINCTFKGSAGQSFGAFLSRGVSFKLEGDANDYMGKGLSGGKIIVVPPHGSDFVPEENIIIGNTVLYGATDGFVYVRGVAGERFAVRNSGAYAVVEGVGDHCCEYMTGGRVAVLGKTGRNFAAGMSGGIAYVLDEDGNFDYYCNKGLVDLTPVEDHADIQELQFLLNKHLLHTNSEKAQDILVNWTQYLPKFVKVIPFEYKKVLQEQKIKELEKKLRETEDAPFIRE; from the coding sequence ATGATGCAGAAAAGATTTCCAAAACCTCAGGGTTTGTATGACCCGGCCAATGAACGTGATAATTGCGGAATTGGATTTGTTGCCAACATTAAAGGACAACAAACCAATGATATCGTTAAACGCGGTTTAGAGGTATTAACCAATATGACCCACCGAGGAGCAGAAAGTTCGGATAATAAATCGGGTGACGGTGCAGGTATATTGATGCAGGTTCCACATGACTTTTGTAAATCTTGTGGTTTTAACCTACCGGAAAAAGGTAAATATGGAACCGGTTTGGTTTTTTTACCAACAGATGAAAAAGAAGCACATAATTGCCTCGAAATACTAGACAGATTTATTCTCACGGAAGGACTTGAACTTATCGGATATCGCGACGTACCAGTAGATAGCAATGTGATTGGAGAAATAGCCCAAAGCACAGAACCTGTTATTCGCCAGATATTTGTTAAAGGTAACTACGAACAGGACCTACTGGAAAGAAAACTTTATCTTGCCAGAAAGCAGGCTGAAAACACGATTCGTCAATCTGACTTAAGTGAAAAAGAAGCTTTTTATATTCCTAGTTTATCATCAAAGATATTTATATATAAAGGTATGCTTACCCCTGAACAATTGGGGCAATATTATCTTGATCTAAAAAATCCAAATGTTAAGAGTGCCATTTCATTGGTTCACTCACGTTTTAGTACTAATACATTTCCTACATGGGATCTGGCACAGCCTTTCCGTATTATGGCTCATAATGGTGAGATTAACACTATTAAAGGAAACCGTTTATGGATGCAAGCCAGAGAAAGTTTACTTGAATCGGATTTATTCGGAGATGACCTTAAAAAGCTATTCCCGGTGATAGAACCTAATAAGAGTGACTCTGCTTCATTAGATAACGTATTGGAGTTCCTGTTCTTAACAGGTCGCACACTTCCTCATGCATTAAGTATGTTAATTCCGGAATCGTGGAACAGCAAAAACCCAATTCCGAAAAGTCTAAAAGCATACTATGAGTATCACTCAACTATTATGGAACCATGGGATGGTCCTGCTTCAATCGTTTTCTCTGACGGTAGATATATTGGAGGTACACTTGACCGTAACGGATTACGTCCTTCCAGATATGTGATTACCAAAGATGATATGATTGTAATGGGTTCGGAAGTAGGTGTTCAGACCTTCCCTGCTGAAGCTATCAAAGTTAAAGGACGATTAAGACCAGGTAAACTATTACTGGTAGATACTCAACTGGGAATTATTATCCCAGATCAGGAGATCAAATCACAATTATCAAAACGTCATCCATACGAAAACTGGTTAAAAGAAAACCGTATTCGCTTGCATGAGATTACCTCTAATAATCCGGTAAAATCACAATTAGGTGATAAATTTGACACCTATTTAAAAGTATTTGGTTATAACAAGGAAGATTTCGACCAAATCATAAAACCAATGGCAACAACAGCTGGAGAACCTATTGGTTCGATGGGTAACGACACCCCGATTGCTGCTTTATCTGATAAGCCACAGAGATTATTCTCTTATTTCCGTCAGTTATTTGCTCAGGTCACCAACCCGCCAATCGACCCGATTCGCGAAGGCTTGGTGATGGCATTAACAAATTATATCGGATCTGTATCAAAGAACTTGCTTAGTGAAGAACCTTCACAATGCAGATCAATCAAGTTCGAGAGCCCAATCATGACTAACAATGATTTGGCAAAAATTAAGGATTTCCGTCGCGAAGAATTTACGCATGTTACCATTCCAATGGTATACAAGGTGAAGGATGGCAGCAAAGGGCTTGAAGAAGCAATTGATGCCATTTGCGCAGCAGCTGAAAAAGCCGTTGATGAAGGAAAAAATTATATTATTCTAAGTGATAAGGATATTGACGCTGAACATGCACCAATACCATCTTTACTTGCTGTAGCTACAACACATCACCACCTGATTAAAGCTCAAAAGCGTATGCAGGTTGGTTTAGTTGTTGAAACAGGTGAAGCCAGAGAGGTAATGCACTTTGCACTATTACTGGGTTATGGTGCCAGTGTAATTAATCCTTATGTAAGTTTTGCCATTTTGGATGATCTTACATCTAAAGGAAATATTGATGTTGACTTCAGTACAGCCCGCAAAAATTATATCAAATCAATTGATAAAGGTTTATTGAAGATCTTCTCAAAAATGGGTATAAGTACCTTAAGAAGCTATCATGGTGCTCAGATATTTGAAGCTCTAGGTATCTCTGAGCAAGTTATTAATAAGTGCTTTGTGGGTACACCTTCTAAAATTGGGGGTATTGGATTTGAAGAAATTGCAAAAGAGAGTGCTATAGATCATGCGAAGGCATTTGCACCAACTTTCAATAAAAATCCATTTGATTCAAAAGGAAGCTATGCTTATCGTAAGTACGGTGAAAAACACGGATGGAATCCTGAAACAATAGGTTTACTTCAGTGGGCTACTTCACAAAATGATTACTCGAAATACAAAGAATATAGTCAACAGGTTGATCAGGACAATCAAACTCCTCTTTTCTTAAGAGGATTGATGAAACTTCGCAAAGGCAAGTCAATAGACATTAGTGAAGTTGAACCTGCAGAAGCCATTATGAAGCGTTTTGTAACCGGAGCTATGTCTTACGGTTCTATCTCAAGAGAGGCGCACGAAGCCATGGCAAGAGCCATGAATACCATTGGTGGTAGAAGTAATACCGGTGAAGGTGGTGAGGATGCTCAACGTTTCAAGAGTGATGCAAGAAGTTCTATCAAACAGATTGCCAGTGGTCGTTTTGGTGTAACCAATAACTACCTGGTGAATGCAGATGAACTTCAGATTAAAATTGCTCAGGGTGCAAAACCAGGTGAAGGTGGTCAGTTGCCAGGATTTAAAGTTGATAAGATTATCGCTCGTTTGCGTAACTCAACTCCGGGCATTACTTTAATTTCTCCTCCTCCTCACCATGACATTTATTCTATCGAGGATCTGGCTCAGTTGATTTACGACTTAAAAAATACCAATCCTGCTGCACGAATCAGTGTTAAGCTGGTTTCTGAAAACGGAGTAGGTACAGTAGCAGCAGGTGTTGCCAAAGCTCACGCTGACCTTATCGTAATCAGTGGTACTGAAGGTGGTACAGGAGCAAGTCCAACAAGTTCGATCAAACATGCTGGATTGCCTGTTGAGATTGGTTTGGCTGAAACACAACAAACATTAGTTATGAATAACCTTAGAGGAAGGGTTAAAATTCAGACTGATGGTCAGTTAAAAACTGGTTTGGATGTTGTAAAAATGGCTATGCTTGGAGCTGAAGAGTATGGTTTTGCAACTTCTGCATTGGTTACCTTAGGATGTATCATGATGCGTAAATGTCACTTGAATACTTGTCCTGCTGGTATTGCAACTCAGGATGAAGAATTAAGAAAGCGTTTCATTGGTAAATACAAGTACGTTGTTAATTTCTTCAACTTTATCGCTCAGGAAGTTCGCGAAATACTTGCTGAGTTGGGTTACAAATCAATGGACGAAATTATTGGACGTAGCGACTTACTTGAACAAAACAGAGAAGTTAGTAACTGGAAGTCGAAAGGTATCGATTTAAGCAAATTGCTATTCTTCCCTGAAGAGGGTAAAAAATATCCAATCAAAAACACTACTGTTCAGGATCATAAAATAGATGAAGTTCTTGATCGTAGTTTAATTAAGATGGCTCAACCAGCATTATTAAACCAGCAAAAAGTATGGATTGCCAAAGACATTAACAATGTTGACCGTACTGTTGGAGCAATGCTTTCTGGTGAAGTATCGAAAAAATATGGTGAAGAAGGTTTACCTAAAAATACTATCAACTGTACCTTTAAAGGATCTGCCGGACAAAGTTTCGGAGCGTTCCTTAGCCGAGGTGTTAGTTTTAAATTAGAAGGTGATGCCAACGACTACATGGGTAAAGGTCTGTCAGGAGGTAAAATCATTGTAGTTCCTCCTCATGGTTCAGATTTTGTACCTGAAGAAAACATTATTATCGGTAACACAGTTTTATATGGTGCTACAGATGGTTTTGTTTATGTTAGAGGTGTTGCCGGAGAACGTTTTGCTGTGCGTAACTCAGGTGCGTATGCAGTAGTTGAAGGAGTGGGAGATCACTGTTGTGAATATATGACCGGTGGACGTGTTGCTGTACTGGGTAAAACCGGACGTAACTTCGCAGCTGGTATGAGTGGCGGTATTGCTTATGTGCTTGATGAAGATGGAAACTTTGACTATTACTGTAATAAAGGGTTGGTTGATCTAACTCCAGTTGAAGATCATGCCGATATTCAGGAATTGCAGTTTCTGTTAAATAAGCATTTATTACACACCAATAGTGAAAAGGCTCAGGATATATTAGTTAACTGGACACAGTACTTACCTAAATTCGTGAAGGTAATTCCATTTGAGTACAAAAAAGTGTTGCAGGAACAAAAAATCAAAGAGCTTGAGAAGAAATTGCGTGAAACAGAAGACGCTCCATTTATTAGAGAATAG
- a CDS encoding glutamate synthase subunit beta: MADPKGFMNIARKEGGNRPISERVDDYGEVEQTLNQEDRVLQASRCMDCGIPFCHWACPVGSKIPEWQDAVYKGEWKLASDILHSTNSFPEFTGRICPNPCEKSCVLAIHKEAVTIRENEASIVEKAFKEGFVQPRIPEYRTGKKVAVVGSGPAGMSAADLLNQAGHTVTLFEKDDAIGGLLRYGIPDFKLNKKVIDRRLAIFEQEGIIFKTNTAVGEDVTGEELLKEFDAVVLTIGAMKPRDLPAEGRELNGIHFAMDFLKQQNKVNRGEQFTNGERLIATGKNVLVIGGGDTGSDCVGTSIRQKAKSVTQIEILPKPPKERAAGNPWPYWPTVLKTSTSHEEGCERRWSLNTKRFIGENGQLKQVELVEVEWSKDDKGQWKMAEKPDTTEIIDVELVLLSMGFVSPVHEGIVNEFGLELDGRGNIKVDGNYQTSKAKVFAAGDASNGASLVVTAIAKGREAAEKVHEYLS, encoded by the coding sequence ATGGCAGATCCAAAAGGATTCATGAATATAGCACGAAAAGAAGGTGGCAACCGCCCCATTAGTGAGCGTGTAGATGATTATGGTGAAGTTGAGCAAACACTAAACCAGGAAGATCGCGTCCTTCAGGCATCACGATGCATGGACTGTGGAATTCCATTCTGTCACTGGGCTTGTCCTGTAGGAAGTAAAATTCCTGAATGGCAAGATGCAGTTTACAAAGGAGAATGGAAACTGGCCAGCGATATTCTTCACTCAACCAATAGTTTTCCTGAATTTACAGGTCGCATTTGTCCTAACCCATGCGAGAAGTCATGTGTTTTGGCTATTCACAAAGAAGCTGTAACAATTCGCGAAAATGAAGCCTCTATTGTTGAAAAAGCTTTTAAAGAAGGCTTTGTTCAACCTCGTATTCCAGAATACAGAACAGGTAAAAAAGTAGCTGTGGTTGGATCGGGACCTGCAGGAATGTCGGCTGCCGACCTATTAAATCAAGCTGGTCATACTGTTACTTTGTTCGAAAAGGATGATGCCATTGGGGGATTATTACGTTATGGTATTCCTGATTTTAAACTAAATAAAAAAGTTATTGATCGCCGTTTAGCCATTTTTGAGCAAGAAGGCATCATATTTAAAACCAATACTGCTGTAGGTGAAGATGTAACAGGCGAAGAACTTTTAAAAGAGTTCGATGCGGTTGTTCTTACTATCGGCGCCATGAAACCACGCGATTTACCGGCTGAAGGTCGTGAATTGAATGGAATTCATTTTGCGATGGATTTTCTAAAACAACAAAACAAAGTAAACCGTGGTGAGCAATTTACCAATGGTGAGCGTTTGATTGCCACAGGTAAAAATGTTTTGGTTATTGGTGGTGGTGATACAGGTAGTGACTGCGTTGGAACATCTATTCGTCAGAAGGCAAAATCAGTGACACAGATTGAGATCTTACCTAAACCTCCGAAAGAACGTGCTGCAGGCAACCCATGGCCTTACTGGCCAACAGTACTTAAAACATCCACTTCGCACGAAGAGGGATGCGAAAGACGCTGGAGCCTGAACACCAAACGTTTTATTGGTGAGAATGGTCAGTTGAAACAGGTAGAGCTTGTTGAAGTGGAATGGAGCAAAGATGACAAGGGCCAGTGGAAAATGGCTGAAAAACCCGATACTACTGAAATAATTGATGTAGAACTGGTATTGTTATCAATGGGTTTTGTTAGCCCTGTTCACGAGGGTATTGTTAACGAGTTTGGCCTTGAGCTTGACGGACGTGGCAATATTAAAGTGGATGGTAATTACCAAACAAGCAAAGCAAAAGTTTTTGCAGCTGGTGATGCTTCTAATGGAGCCAGTTTGGTAGTAACTGCCATTGCCAAAGGACGCGAAGCGGCTGAAAAAGTACATGAATATTTAAGCTAA
- a CDS encoding amidase produces the protein MKRRHFILSSMMAGAALGINACKPKGQGLEEESKSDVTNKFDLEEITVQDLQNKMTEGELTSEQITQLYINRIKKLDQVKTKAVVELNPDALMIAQELDKERKEGKVRGPLHGIPVLIKDNINTGDKMVTSAGSLAFISHKASNDAFIINQLRESGMVLLGKTNLSEWANFRSTNSSSGWSGRGGQTRNPYVLDRTPCGSSSGSAVAVSANLAPLAIGTETDGSIVCPSGINGIVGIKPTVGAWSRSGIIPISESQDTAGPMARTVKDAALLLRALVGKDDADEATKKQPDNFGIYLNFDEFALEGSRIGYLKQVSAFDTRVSAIMDEVVQTLKDKGADVIEVETDDELKQLGQHEWTVLQCEFKDGINKYLAAHPVLPYKTLTDLIEFNKKNASKEMPWFEQEIFELCDQTNGLEDEKYKESIKKCKELSQAKGIDKLVDKYKLDALMAPTNGSAWVIDFVNGDNFKGGSSQLAAVSGYPSVTVPAGDIKGLPIGVSFFGKAWTESRLIQLSYAYELASKKRIVPAFKTSLLDEA, from the coding sequence ATGAAAAGAAGACATTTTATCCTAAGTTCTATGATGGCAGGAGCAGCATTAGGTATTAATGCATGTAAACCAAAAGGACAAGGATTAGAGGAAGAATCAAAATCAGATGTAACGAATAAGTTTGATTTAGAAGAAATCACGGTTCAGGATCTACAAAACAAAATGACTGAAGGTGAATTAACTTCCGAGCAAATCACGCAGCTGTATATCAATCGTATTAAAAAATTAGATCAGGTAAAGACAAAAGCTGTTGTAGAGTTGAATCCTGATGCCTTAATGATTGCGCAGGAACTGGACAAAGAGCGGAAGGAAGGTAAAGTAAGAGGTCCGCTTCATGGTATACCTGTACTTATCAAAGACAATATCAATACAGGCGATAAAATGGTTACATCAGCTGGTTCATTGGCTTTCATCAGCCATAAGGCTTCCAATGATGCCTTTATTATTAATCAGTTGCGTGAATCCGGTATGGTGTTGTTAGGTAAAACAAATCTGAGTGAATGGGCCAATTTCCGATCAACCAATTCAAGCAGTGGTTGGAGTGGAAGAGGAGGTCAAACCCGCAATCCGTATGTGTTGGATCGTACGCCATGCGGATCATCTTCGGGTTCAGCGGTAGCAGTATCTGCTAATTTGGCGCCTCTTGCAATTGGTACTGAAACAGATGGATCCATTGTTTGTCCGTCTGGTATAAATGGTATTGTTGGCATCAAGCCAACTGTTGGAGCCTGGTCGAGAAGTGGTATAATTCCAATTTCTGAGAGTCAGGATACAGCTGGTCCAATGGCACGAACCGTAAAAGATGCAGCTTTACTGTTAAGGGCTTTGGTTGGCAAGGATGATGCGGATGAAGCAACGAAAAAACAACCTGATAATTTTGGTATCTATCTGAATTTTGATGAATTCGCACTTGAGGGTTCCCGAATTGGGTATTTAAAACAGGTTTCTGCATTTGATACACGTGTTAGTGCCATAATGGATGAAGTTGTTCAAACCTTAAAGGATAAAGGAGCTGATGTAATAGAGGTTGAGACGGATGACGAATTAAAGCAACTGGGCCAGCATGAATGGACGGTTCTTCAATGTGAGTTTAAAGATGGAATTAATAAATATCTGGCAGCCCATCCTGTATTACCTTATAAGACATTGACTGATTTAATCGAATTCAATAAAAAGAATGCTTCAAAAGAAATGCCTTGGTTTGAGCAGGAGATTTTTGAATTATGTGATCAGACGAACGGACTGGAAGATGAAAAGTATAAAGAGTCTATCAAAAAATGTAAAGAACTGTCGCAAGCAAAGGGAATTGATAAACTAGTTGATAAATATAAGTTGGATGCATTGATGGCTCCAACAAATGGATCTGCCTGGGTTATTGACTTTGTAAATGGAGATAACTTCAAAGGCGGAAGTTCACAACTGGCTGCTGTTTCAGGTTATCCGAGTGTGACGGTTCCAGCAGGTGACATTAAAGGCTTGCCTATTGGAGTATCATTTTTTGGAAAAGCATGGACTGAAAGCCGGTTAATACAATTATCGTATGCATACGAACTGGCCAGCAAAAAGAGAATTGTGCCTGCTTTTAAAACCAGTTTACTGGATGAGGCATAA
- a CDS encoding outer membrane beta-barrel protein, producing MKKNLILIALGLAFGFFANAQEEETPGLEITGSVDTYFKYDFSGESQIPTSFAGDQNSVSIGMIDLGISQTVGKASFVGEISFGPRGQIESLPEYGYFNIQNLYVSYALSDLVTLTAGYMGTFIGYEVISPAANFNYSTSYLFTNGPFQNAGIKADFAIADNFGLMVGLFNDWNIYTDFNGVSDIGAQVYYAPAEGMDIYLNAIHGYNDDAIYMGAPGKSTEIDLTAGFQLADAFYLGVNAATASYDLNDGSEQKGGFSGIAIYPQYSFSDKVALGYRGEYFAFKETEVAGTAMDDASNVLSNTFTLNYYAGPLTFSTELRFDSASEEWFTKENGDPTKSATQFLLAAIYKF from the coding sequence ATGAAAAAGAATTTAATTTTAATTGCTTTGGGGCTTGCATTCGGTTTTTTTGCTAATGCTCAAGAAGAAGAAACTCCAGGTTTAGAAATTACTGGATCTGTTGATACTTATTTTAAGTATGATTTCTCTGGTGAATCACAAATACCTACAAGTTTTGCAGGTGACCAGAACTCAGTTTCAATTGGTATGATTGACCTTGGAATTTCTCAAACTGTTGGAAAAGCTTCTTTTGTTGGTGAAATTTCTTTCGGCCCAAGAGGTCAGATCGAATCTTTACCAGAATATGGATATTTTAATATTCAAAACCTTTATGTAAGTTATGCTTTAAGCGATTTAGTTACACTTACTGCTGGTTACATGGGTACTTTTATTGGATATGAAGTAATTAGCCCGGCAGCTAATTTCAACTACTCAACATCCTATTTATTTACCAATGGCCCATTTCAAAACGCAGGTATTAAAGCTGATTTTGCCATTGCTGATAATTTTGGTTTAATGGTAGGTTTATTCAATGACTGGAATATTTATACAGATTTTAACGGTGTATCTGATATAGGAGCACAGGTATATTATGCACCTGCTGAGGGTATGGATATCTATTTGAATGCTATTCACGGTTATAATGATGATGCAATCTATATGGGAGCTCCAGGAAAATCTACTGAAATCGACTTAACTGCAGGTTTCCAGTTGGCTGATGCTTTCTATTTAGGAGTTAATGCTGCTACAGCTAGCTACGATTTGAATGATGGTAGTGAACAAAAAGGTGGATTTTCAGGAATCGCAATTTATCCTCAATATTCTTTCTCTGATAAAGTAGCTTTAGGTTACAGAGGTGAGTATTTCGCATTCAAAGAGACAGAAGTTGCAGGTACAGCTATGGATGATGCATCAAATGTTTTATCTAACACATTCACATTAAACTACTATGCAGGTCCACTTACATTTTCTACTGAACTTCGTTTTGATAGTGCAAGTGAAGAGTGGTTTACTAAAGAGAATGGTGATCCAACAAAATCTGCTACACAGTTTTTATTAGCAGCCATTTATAAATTTTAA